The Alnus glutinosa chromosome 10, dhAlnGlut1.1, whole genome shotgun sequence DNA window TTTACATCTCACCTAGGTTTAGTTTAGTATTAGTTGCCTTGGATCGAACGTCGGGAAATGATCGGCGCAACCATGCACAGATTTTGGTCACACCCTATGGCATCGCTAGTTAGGCCATGTGGAGAACGGTCATATATAAGCTGTAAATTAACTGAAAAGATTATATTGTACATTTCATCAACATGATTTTATGTCTTAAACTACCGTATATATGTTATCCCACAAGTTATGCCATAACTACTTTACAAATGTACTATTTTTTCCTGCTAACATAATTACGGAGATATCGATTACCggaataattaatttattctaaCCTAGTAACGTTTCCAAAATGTCTATTCTTTATACTCTTCCAGCTAAACCACACTCCTTACTCTCTTTTGCACGTAATATTAAATTCATACAGAAAATAATCAGAGTGCTACCGTTTTACAGATTAGAAAGTGGGGGTTCATTCCCAAATTACACTCTGTCGGATATTTCTGAAGATCCTAAATCTAAACCATTAATCTTCAAACCAATCCAAAATCCCTCTCAAACTGTAATTACAATCAAGCAAACAAATACTTTATTGAAATTCTAACATCTATGataattaggaaaatgaataaaaaaagaaacacatgcATGATGCATGTACGTAAGATATATGATCATCAAGAATCAAGATTAACTCCATGAACTAATCCAAATCCAGGAATCCCAgtactctttttttcttatggAAAAAACTTCCAAGCTTGAAATTCTAACATCTATCATGCATGCATTAGCCAAACAACCTaataaggaaaatgaataaagaaagaaaagaaaaacaaacacatgcatgcatgcatttaaGTACGTAACATGATCATGATCATCAAGAACTCCATGAAGAACTAATCCAAATCAAGGAATCCCAGTACTCTTTTTCTTATGGATCTTTTAAGATCTTCAGCCTCCCTCTCATCTTTCCGTGCCCTTTTGATTTCTGCCATTGAAACACGAGTCATATGTTGAAGACGCTCCTCCTCCATCCCCAGCTCGCCAGTTAAAATAACTTCATCTCCACGGACCACGAACACACCCAAAGGGATGTCACAGTAAAGATGACCCGCAACAACTCTCTCGAAGGCACCCTCAAGAACAGCGTTGGCGTGCTGATCTAAAGAACGAAGTATGCCAATGAAGCATCGGCCATCGCAGAGCAGCAGAAGAACTTTCTTGTCAAGATAGCTGACGAGGGAAATAGAGAGGTAGAAGTCTGTCCCCCCTGCCCCTGCGGCCCCTGCCCATGGCCGCCAAGCCTTAGTCGACATTGATGAGTTCGATCAACactgcttttcttttctatttattaaaaatcactGAGAATTTCTAGTTGAACTGATCAACCCAACTAAGATTTCTCTCTTTTAATTAGAGTCTTCCAAAGCCACAATTAAAAACCGTAACTTGAACTGCCtaacaagaaaaataactaaCTTTTTTATACGTAAAACTAATCCCATGAACCT harbors:
- the LOC133879879 gene encoding sm-like protein LSM1B is translated as MSTKAWRPWAGAAGAGGTDFYLSISLVSYLDKKVLLLLCDGRCFIGILRSLDQHANAVLEGAFERVVAGHLYCDIPLGVFVVRGDEVILTGELGMEEERLQHMTRVSMAEIKRARKDEREAEDLKRSIRKRVLGFLDLD